The sequence GCTGCGCCAGTCGATGGCTGACCTTCTGGCCGATGACCTCGTACTGCTGGCTCGACAGTCCCGCGGCTTCCGGGTTCGCCACCTCGATGGTCACCACCGGAACCTTGGACTCGTCGAAGAACGGCGCACTCGACTGGTCGTCGGCGAAATCGCTGCGCGCGCGGCGGCGATGGTGTGCAGGCACGTGCTGCGTGGGCGTGTGCGTTACTTCGGCCGCAGCGGGCACGCCGGCCATCAACTCGCCCAGGTGCATCTGCTGCGCCGCGGGCAGCGGAGCGTACCGCTCGCTCTTCTGCCCGAAGATCTGGCGACGGAACCACTCGATCTGGCCTTGCAGCGACTCGATCTGCGCGGCTTGCGCGAGTACCATCTGCGCCAGCCGCTGCGGCTGCAGCAGCACCAGTTCGGCGGCATCGGGGACGCGGGCAAGCACGGCGGCGGACATCGAGCTTCATGCTACGCACGCCCCCGCGCCGACACCACGGGAATGCTCCGGATTGCCGTGTCGATAGCGCTTTAGGTAGCGCCGCGGCTCGATGCCTTCGAGCAGCAGCTTCAGCTGAGTGCAGTCGATCTCGTGCGTCTGCGCCCGGCTCCAATCGCCGATGAATTGGCCTTCCTCCAGCCGCTTGGCCCACACGCACCAGCCGCTGCGGTCAAAGTACAGAACCTTCACCTGGCCGCCGCGCCGGTTGACGAATACGTACAGGCCGCCGGCAGTCGGGTCTTCAGGGAAGGCGCTGCGCGCGATCGCATACAAGCCGTCGAACGACTTGCGCATGTCCACCGGATGGCCGTACAGGTACACCCGCACGCGGGATTCGGGGAAGAACATCGCCGCCTTGCCCCTGCGCCTCAGCGCCGAATGATCTGCAGCACCACGCCACGCCCCAAGTCCAGGC comes from Candidatus Limnocylindrales bacterium and encodes:
- the tnpB gene encoding IS66 family insertion sequence element accessory protein TnpB (TnpB, as the term is used for proteins encoded by IS66 family insertion elements, is considered an accessory protein, since TnpC, encoded by a neighboring gene, is a DDE family transposase.), whose product is MFFPESRVRVYLYGHPVDMRKSFDGLYAIARSAFPEDPTAGGLYVFVNRRGGQVKVLYFDRSGWCVWAKRLEEGQFIGDWSRAQTHEIDCTQLKLLLEGIEPRRYLKRYRHGNPEHSRGVGAGACVA